From the Phreatobacter oligotrophus genome, one window contains:
- a CDS encoding aKG-HExxH-type peptide beta-hydroxylase: protein MTDIITASFAPSGANGAALSARLRGELTHSLATIAAGLGRSPPVLPPGRLSAAVYARYFDLLHAVIADDPEAAGRALDAVEQVLLQPPPAFLRRWSDLASDEAALFDRHINVDPTTRVALEAPAPGSAGQARDAIGAALSLLEAAAPELAAEIRALIGEIVLVAGGVNENSLFDGATAFACWGALFLNADEHGDRIEAVDGLAHESAHALLFGHTLGHPLVENGPDERHASPLRADPRPLDGIYHATFVSARMHHAHGRILASGLLSAEEAARARDGLASSRAAFADGHATLQRHARMTPIGEKLMADAAAAMAAA from the coding sequence GTGACGGACATCATCACCGCATCCTTCGCACCCAGCGGCGCGAATGGTGCTGCCCTGTCGGCGCGCCTGCGCGGCGAACTGACCCACAGCCTCGCGACCATTGCCGCCGGGCTCGGCCGCTCGCCGCCCGTGCTGCCGCCGGGCCGCCTGTCCGCCGCGGTCTATGCCCGCTATTTCGACCTGCTCCACGCCGTCATCGCCGATGACCCGGAGGCGGCGGGCCGGGCCTTGGACGCTGTCGAACAGGTGCTCCTGCAGCCGCCGCCGGCCTTCCTGCGCAGATGGAGCGATCTTGCGAGCGACGAGGCTGCGCTGTTTGACCGCCACATCAATGTCGATCCGACCACGCGGGTCGCTCTGGAGGCTCCGGCCCCCGGCAGCGCCGGTCAGGCCCGCGACGCCATCGGCGCGGCGCTGTCGCTCCTCGAAGCCGCCGCGCCCGAACTCGCCGCCGAGATTCGCGCCCTGATCGGCGAGATCGTGCTGGTGGCTGGCGGCGTCAACGAGAACAGCCTCTTCGACGGCGCCACGGCCTTCGCCTGCTGGGGCGCGCTTTTCCTCAATGCCGACGAGCATGGCGACCGGATCGAGGCGGTGGACGGGCTCGCCCATGAATCCGCCCATGCCCTGCTCTTCGGCCATACGCTCGGCCATCCGCTGGTGGAGAACGGTCCGGACGAGCGCCATGCCTCGCCGCTGCGGGCCGATCCGCGGCCGCTCGACGGCATCTATCACGCGACCTTCGTCTCGGCCCGGATGCACCATGCCCATGGCCGCATCCTCGCCTCGGGGCTTCTGTCGGCCGAGGAGGCGGCGCGGGCCCGCGATGGCCTCGCCAGCAGCCGCGCCGCCTTCGCCGATGGCCATGCGACGCTGCAGCGCCATGCCCGCATGACGCCGATCGGCGAAAAGCTCATGGCGGACGCCGCCGCGGCCATGGCAGCCGCCTGA
- a CDS encoding NAD(P)H-binding protein gives MLGATGTIGRATARALVADGHEVVCFLRPRAGIGRTLDANAMASLLPGAILRFGDVTDPASLARDAFGGERFDALVTCLASRTGVPRDAWAIDHRANALALAAAREHGVGQVVLLSAICVQRPLLAFQQAKLAFEAELMASGLSWSIVRPTAFFKSLSGQVERLRAGKPFLVFGDGQLTACKPISDDDLARFIAECLTDPCRQNRILPIGGPGEAITPRQQGEELFRLLGRAPRFRQVPVALLDTIIWGLGTLGRAVPSLADKAELARIGRYYATESMLVLDPATGRYDAQATPSTGTETLFDFYARLVAGEAAVDRGDHAVF, from the coding sequence CTGCTCGGCGCCACCGGCACAATCGGCCGCGCCACGGCCCGGGCACTCGTGGCGGATGGCCACGAGGTCGTCTGTTTCCTGCGGCCCCGCGCCGGCATTGGCAGGACGCTGGACGCCAACGCCATGGCGAGCCTCCTCCCCGGAGCCATTCTGCGCTTCGGCGACGTGACCGACCCGGCCTCCCTCGCCCGGGACGCCTTTGGCGGCGAGCGCTTCGATGCACTCGTCACCTGCCTTGCCTCCCGCACCGGCGTGCCGCGGGATGCCTGGGCCATCGACCATCGGGCCAATGCCCTGGCGCTGGCTGCGGCCCGCGAACACGGCGTCGGCCAGGTCGTGCTCCTCTCCGCCATCTGCGTGCAGAGGCCGCTTCTCGCCTTCCAGCAGGCCAAGCTCGCCTTCGAGGCCGAGCTCATGGCCTCCGGCCTCTCCTGGTCGATCGTCCGGCCGACCGCCTTCTTCAAGTCGCTGTCGGGACAGGTCGAGCGGCTGCGCGCCGGCAAGCCCTTCCTGGTCTTCGGCGACGGTCAGCTGACCGCCTGCAAGCCGATCAGCGACGACGACCTCGCGCGCTTCATCGCGGAATGCCTGACCGACCCCTGCCGCCAGAACCGCATCCTGCCCATCGGCGGGCCGGGCGAGGCCATCACGCCGCGCCAGCAGGGCGAGGAGCTGTTTCGCCTCCTCGGGCGCGCCCCGCGCTTCCGGCAGGTGCCGGTCGCCCTGCTCGACACGATCATCTGGGGGCTCGGCACGCTGGGCCGCGCCGTACCCTCCCTCGCCGACAAGGCCGAACTCGCCCGTATCGGCCGCTACTACGCGACGGAATCAATGCTGGTGCTCGATCCGGCGACCGGCCGCTACGATGCACAGGCGACGCCGTCGACGGGGACCGAGACGCTGTTCGACTTCTATGCCCGGCTGGTTGCCGGCGAGGCGGCGGTCGACCGCGGCGACCACGCGGTGTTCTGA
- a CDS encoding EAL domain-containing protein, which produces MLLAVATPVAAYIGAQVWLARSLTATIDARAGLVLERIENALERATTALREAHTRNLFSCGASEKEALRLLVFESPILKELAVLGPDGRLLCNNIGSLVQISPGSTAYPTREPGLDLAVALTRGPYGRALRLQLTSPSGDRLGGLIAVGLFVPNSDIQRSNLGVGIDIELVPGGRLVNIRGPGAVAGTPDVRVVRTSERYPIKIEYYASEGAWTQQTGWIATASAGAGGGLGLLIALLVLFGGRERGPMADMHRALRNGEFIPHYQPIIDLDTGRILGCEVLVRWRKPDGRLIPPGAFIGEAERTGFIFPMTLAVMRQAAAELGPTYSARPELKCGFNLCAAHFRDQTIVTDVAAIFSHSDVALSQVLLEVTERDPLPDMDAARKIIARFQEMGVRVALDDVGTGHGGMSYLLKLRVDVMKIDKLFIDALGSERQSTAIVDSLIDLAAHLNMEVVAEGVETFDQVEALRRRGVRAAQGYVFAPPLPGSSFCQLVQAMEPVAMPQPPVRKALRG; this is translated from the coding sequence GTGTTGTTGGCGGTCGCCACCCCCGTTGCCGCCTATATCGGTGCCCAGGTCTGGCTTGCCCGCAGCCTCACCGCCACGATCGATGCCCGGGCGGGGCTCGTTCTGGAGCGGATCGAGAATGCCCTCGAACGCGCGACCACCGCTCTGCGGGAAGCCCATACGCGCAATCTGTTCTCCTGCGGCGCATCCGAGAAGGAGGCGCTGCGCCTCCTCGTGTTCGAGTCGCCGATCCTCAAGGAACTCGCTGTGCTGGGGCCGGACGGTCGGCTCCTGTGCAACAACATCGGCAGCCTCGTGCAGATCTCGCCAGGCTCCACCGCCTATCCGACCCGCGAGCCGGGCCTCGATCTGGCGGTGGCCCTGACGCGCGGCCCCTACGGACGGGCGCTCCGCCTGCAACTGACCTCGCCCTCCGGCGACCGCCTCGGCGGGCTCATCGCCGTCGGCCTCTTCGTGCCCAATTCGGATATCCAGCGCTCCAATCTCGGCGTCGGCATCGACATCGAACTGGTTCCCGGCGGACGGCTGGTCAACATCCGTGGACCGGGCGCCGTGGCCGGCACTCCGGATGTCCGCGTCGTCAGGACGTCCGAGCGCTATCCGATCAAGATCGAGTACTATGCCTCCGAAGGGGCCTGGACCCAGCAGACGGGCTGGATCGCCACGGCCTCGGCCGGTGCCGGCGGGGGGCTCGGCCTGCTCATTGCCCTCCTCGTCCTGTTCGGCGGCCGCGAGCGCGGTCCCATGGCCGACATGCACCGCGCCCTGCGCAACGGCGAGTTCATCCCGCACTACCAGCCCATCATCGACCTCGACACCGGCCGAATCCTCGGCTGCGAAGTGCTGGTGCGCTGGCGCAAGCCCGACGGGCGCCTCATTCCGCCGGGAGCCTTCATCGGCGAGGCCGAGCGCACCGGCTTCATCTTCCCCATGACGCTTGCGGTCATGCGCCAGGCGGCAGCCGAGCTGGGCCCCACCTATTCGGCCCGGCCGGAGCTCAAATGCGGCTTCAACCTCTGCGCCGCCCATTTCCGCGACCAGACCATCGTCACCGATGTCGCGGCGATCTTCTCGCACTCGGACGTGGCGCTGTCGCAGGTGCTGCTGGAGGTCACCGAGCGCGATCCGCTGCCGGACATGGACGCGGCCCGCAAGATCATCGCCCGCTTCCAGGAGATGGGCGTGCGCGTGGCGCTCGACGATGTCGGCACCGGCCACGGCGGCATGAGCTACCTCCTGAAGCTGCGCGTCGACGTGATGAAGATCGACAAGCTCTTCATCGATGCGCTGGGCAGCGAGCGCCAGTCGACGGCCATCGTCGACAGCCTCATCGACCTCGCCGCCCACCTCAACATGGAGGTCGTCGCCGAGGGCGTGGAGACCTTCGACCAGGTGGAAGCGCTGCGCCGCCGCGGCGTCAGGGCCGCCCAGGGCTATGTCTTCGCCCCGCCGCTCCCCGGCTCGTCGTTCTGCCAGCTCGTCCAGGCCATGGAGCCCGTCGCCATGCCGCAGCCGCCGGTGCGCAAGGCGCTGCGGGGCTGA
- a CDS encoding NADP-dependent malic enzyme, which produces MTKSITDDLKSGALVYHRLPRPGKLEIRATKPLANQRDLALAYSPGVAAACEAIVADPAQAAELTARANLVAVVSNGTAVLGLGDIGPLAGKPVMEGKAVLFKKFAGIDVFDIEIDAREVDRIVDVVAALEPTFGGINLEDIKAPECFEVEKRLRERMGIPVFHDDQHGTAIIVAAAVTNALELMGKSFGDVKIVASGAGAAAIACLNLLRELGAKTENIWVSDIEGVVYKGREKLMDPYKAVYAKDTNARTLGDIIGDADIFLGLSAAGVLKPDMVQRMAKGPLIMALANPNPEIMPEEARAARPDAMICTGRSDYPNQVNNVLCFPYIFRGALDCGATAINEAMKLAAVRAIAGLAREAPSDVVARAYGGEVGTFGAGNLIPSPFDPRLILRIAPAVARAAMETGVATRPITDFKAYEAELSRFVFRSGLLMKPVFDKARQNPKRVIYAEGEDERILRAAQVVVEEGLAFPVLIGRPAVVEQRLERFGLSIKAGKDFELIDPQSDPRYRDYVATYHDRTGRKGVTPDAARTIIRTSTSAIAATALERGDADAMICGVEGRFNTHLRHIRQVIGLKAGARGLAALSLLITSTGPLFLADTHVTVEPTAAELADMACTAAEHVRRFGLEPKIALVSHSEFGSYDDEHVERLQAALKLIWEKAPDLEVDGEMHADSALLPELRERVFPKSRLKGVANVLIMPNMSAANVAFQVIKVLADALPVGPILVGQARPAHIVTPSVTARGVVNMTALAVVEAQERAEEAGR; this is translated from the coding sequence ATGACAAAGTCGATCACCGACGATCTCAAATCCGGCGCGCTCGTCTATCACCGCCTGCCGCGGCCGGGAAAGCTGGAGATCCGCGCCACCAAGCCGCTCGCCAACCAGCGCGATCTGGCGCTCGCCTATTCGCCGGGCGTCGCTGCGGCCTGCGAGGCGATCGTCGCCGATCCCGCCCAGGCGGCCGAACTGACCGCGCGGGCGAATCTCGTCGCCGTCGTCTCCAACGGCACCGCCGTGCTCGGCCTCGGTGACATCGGCCCGCTGGCCGGCAAGCCGGTGATGGAAGGCAAGGCGGTCCTGTTCAAGAAGTTCGCCGGCATCGACGTCTTCGACATCGAGATCGACGCCCGCGAGGTCGACCGCATCGTCGACGTGGTCGCGGCGCTGGAGCCGACCTTCGGCGGCATCAACCTCGAGGACATCAAGGCCCCCGAGTGCTTCGAGGTGGAAAAGCGCCTGCGCGAGCGCATGGGCATTCCGGTCTTCCACGACGACCAGCACGGCACCGCCATCATCGTCGCCGCCGCGGTGACCAATGCGCTGGAGCTGATGGGCAAGTCCTTCGGCGACGTGAAGATCGTCGCCTCCGGCGCGGGCGCTGCCGCCATCGCCTGCCTCAACCTGCTGCGGGAGCTTGGCGCCAAGACCGAGAACATCTGGGTCTCCGACATCGAGGGCGTCGTCTACAAGGGCCGCGAGAAGCTCATGGACCCCTACAAGGCGGTCTATGCCAAGGACACCAACGCCCGCACCCTCGGCGACATCATCGGTGACGCCGACATCTTCCTCGGCCTCTCCGCCGCCGGCGTGCTGAAGCCCGACATGGTCCAGCGCATGGCCAAGGGCCCGCTGATCATGGCGCTGGCCAATCCGAATCCCGAGATCATGCCGGAGGAGGCGCGCGCCGCCCGCCCCGATGCGATGATCTGCACGGGCCGGTCCGACTATCCGAACCAGGTCAACAACGTCCTGTGCTTCCCCTACATCTTCCGCGGCGCGCTGGATTGCGGCGCCACCGCCATCAACGAGGCGATGAAGCTCGCCGCCGTCCGCGCCATCGCCGGCCTTGCCCGCGAGGCGCCGTCCGACGTGGTCGCCCGCGCCTATGGCGGCGAGGTCGGCACCTTCGGCGCCGGCAACCTCATTCCGTCGCCCTTCGACCCGCGCCTCATCCTGCGCATCGCGCCCGCCGTTGCCCGCGCCGCCATGGAGACCGGCGTCGCCACCCGCCCGATCACCGATTTCAAGGCCTACGAGGCCGAGCTCTCGCGCTTCGTCTTCCGCTCCGGCCTGCTGATGAAGCCGGTCTTCGACAAGGCGCGGCAGAACCCCAAGCGCGTCATCTATGCCGAGGGCGAGGATGAGCGCATCCTCCGGGCTGCGCAGGTCGTGGTGGAGGAGGGGCTCGCCTTCCCCGTCCTCATCGGCCGCCCGGCCGTGGTGGAGCAGCGCCTCGAGCGCTTCGGCCTGTCGATCAAGGCCGGCAAGGATTTCGAGCTGATCGACCCGCAGTCCGACCCGCGCTACCGCGACTATGTCGCGACCTATCACGACCGAACGGGGCGCAAGGGCGTGACGCCGGATGCGGCGCGCACCATCATCCGCACCTCCACCTCCGCCATCGCGGCGACCGCCCTGGAGCGGGGCGATGCCGATGCGATGATCTGCGGCGTCGAGGGGCGCTTCAACACGCACCTGCGGCATATCCGCCAGGTGATCGGCCTCAAGGCCGGCGCCCGGGGCCTTGCGGCCCTGTCGCTGCTGATCACGTCCACGGGGCCGCTGTTCCTTGCCGACACCCATGTCACCGTCGAGCCGACGGCTGCGGAGCTCGCGGACATGGCCTGCACGGCGGCCGAACATGTCCGGCGCTTCGGCCTCGAGCCGAAGATCGCGCTGGTCTCCCATTCGGAGTTCGGCAGCTACGACGACGAGCATGTCGAGCGGCTTCAGGCGGCCCTCAAGCTGATCTGGGAGAAGGCGCCGGACCTCGAGGTTGACGGCGAAATGCACGCCGATTCCGCGCTTCTGCCGGAACTGCGCGAGCGCGTCTTCCCGAAATCGCGGCTCAAGGGCGTGGCCAACGTGCTGATCATGCCGAACATGTCGGCCGCCAACGTCGCCTTCCAGGTGATCAAGGTTCTGGCCGATGCGCTGCCCGTCGGGCCAATCCTCGTCGGCCAGGCGCGCCCGGCCCATATCGTCACCCCCTCGGTGACCGCCCGCGGCGTCGTCAACATGACGGCGCTCGCCGTGGTCGAGGCGCAGGAGCGCGCCGAGGAAGCCGGCCGCTGA
- a CDS encoding lytic transglycosylase domain-containing protein produces the protein MPVRVFGVVPPAPVAPLVPRLGFLAGVALSSLLVGGCAKSEASADQAGTVAVASAEAPETTGAISPAQQVWRPAGGTASEAEIGALRQVATAARANRVEQATAARDQIRDPVAKALAEWMILRSNDSVGFARLSGFLDAHPSFPASQRIRMRAEGSLLENNADAATVRQFFAHRQPTSAKGRVALAIALKRGGDQARAVRLIRETWHGYDLSSDVEDRVLAEFGGQISAGDHKMRLDRMLHEGENATAMRAAQRLGGGQPALARAFLAIGAQQANGGTLLAQVPASLHRDPAYLFARAQWLRREDRAGEAAQILVSAPRDPAVLGSADDWWTERRAMVRKLLDAGEARSAYQVAATHAVRSGPGRVDAEFHAGWVALRFLNDTATAMRHFEAARQAATTPMSQSRAQYWLGRAHDAAGSQAAARTHYAEAARHSTHYYGQLARAKLGLADLPIRRPADTTPSSGAYARALQMLYRIDEKDLARAILADLGQRAADQGTLHAAAEVAARAGDAKGVLTLGKLANNRGLPFDQQAFPTMGIPAYAHVGPEIDRAVVYAIARQESTFDPRVVSHAGARGLLQLMPATARATARNHGLPFDQGRLTSDPAYNARLGAAHLGELAAEFNGSYILTFVAYNAGRARAREWIQKYGDPRDPRVDPVDWVERIPFSETRNYVQRVMENVQVYRARLGGGSGLRIEADLRRGGG, from the coding sequence ATGCCCGTTCGTGTTTTCGGCGTCGTGCCGCCGGCCCCTGTCGCTCCCCTCGTGCCGCGCCTCGGTTTCCTGGCGGGCGTCGCCCTGTCGTCGCTGCTCGTCGGCGGCTGCGCCAAGAGCGAGGCCTCGGCCGACCAGGCCGGCACGGTCGCCGTCGCCAGCGCCGAGGCGCCGGAGACGACCGGCGCCATCTCGCCGGCCCAGCAGGTCTGGCGGCCTGCGGGCGGCACGGCGAGCGAGGCCGAGATCGGCGCGCTCCGGCAGGTCGCGACCGCGGCGCGGGCGAACCGGGTCGAGCAGGCCACCGCCGCCCGCGACCAGATCCGCGATCCCGTCGCCAAGGCGCTGGCGGAGTGGATGATCCTGCGCTCCAACGATTCCGTCGGCTTCGCCCGGCTGTCGGGCTTCCTCGATGCCCATCCGAGCTTCCCGGCGAGCCAGCGCATCCGGATGCGCGCCGAGGGCTCGCTGCTCGAGAACAATGCCGATGCGGCGACGGTGCGCCAGTTCTTCGCCCATCGCCAGCCGACCTCGGCCAAGGGCCGGGTGGCGCTCGCCATCGCGCTGAAGCGCGGCGGCGACCAGGCCCGCGCCGTCCGCCTGATCCGCGAGACCTGGCATGGCTATGACCTGTCCTCGGATGTCGAGGACCGGGTGCTCGCCGAGTTCGGCGGCCAGATCTCGGCCGGCGACCACAAGATGCGGCTCGACCGCATGCTGCACGAGGGCGAGAACGCCACGGCCATGCGGGCGGCCCAGCGGCTCGGCGGCGGCCAGCCGGCGCTCGCCCGGGCCTTCCTCGCCATCGGCGCGCAGCAGGCCAATGGCGGCACGTTGCTGGCCCAAGTGCCGGCCTCGTTGCACCGCGACCCCGCGTATCTCTTCGCCCGCGCCCAGTGGCTGCGCCGCGAGGACCGCGCCGGCGAGGCCGCGCAGATCCTCGTCAGCGCCCCGCGCGATCCGGCCGTGCTCGGTTCGGCCGATGACTGGTGGACCGAGCGCCGCGCCATGGTCCGCAAGCTGCTCGATGCCGGCGAGGCGCGTTCGGCCTACCAGGTCGCGGCGACCCATGCGGTGCGGTCAGGGCCAGGCCGGGTCGATGCCGAGTTCCATGCGGGATGGGTGGCGCTGCGCTTCCTGAACGACACGGCGACGGCGATGCGGCACTTTGAGGCGGCGCGGCAGGCGGCGACGACGCCGATGTCGCAGTCGCGGGCCCAGTACTGGCTCGGACGGGCGCATGACGCGGCGGGATCGCAGGCGGCAGCGCGGACCCATTACGCCGAGGCCGCGCGCCACTCCACGCACTATTACGGCCAGCTCGCCCGGGCGAAGCTCGGCCTTGCCGACCTGCCGATCCGCCGGCCGGCGGATACGACGCCGTCGAGCGGCGCCTATGCCCGCGCCCTGCAGATGCTCTACCGCATCGACGAGAAGGACCTCGCCCGCGCCATCCTCGCCGATCTCGGCCAGCGCGCCGCCGACCAGGGCACCCTCCACGCGGCCGCCGAGGTGGCGGCGCGGGCGGGTGACGCCAAGGGCGTGCTCACCCTCGGCAAGCTCGCCAACAATCGCGGCCTGCCCTTCGACCAGCAGGCCTTCCCGACCATGGGCATCCCGGCCTACGCCCATGTCGGCCCCGAGATCGACCGCGCGGTCGTCTATGCCATCGCCCGGCAGGAATCGACCTTCGATCCCCGCGTCGTCAGCCATGCCGGCGCGCGCGGCCTCCTGCAGCTCATGCCGGCGACGGCGCGGGCGACGGCGCGCAACCACGGCCTGCCCTTCGACCAGGGCCGCCTCACCTCCGACCCCGCCTACAATGCCCGCCTTGGCGCGGCGCATCTCGGCGAGCTCGCGGCCGAGTTCAACGGCAGCTACATCCTCACCTTCGTCGCCTACAATGCCGGCCGCGCCAGGGCGCGGGAGTGGATCCAGAAATACGGCGATCCGCGCGATCCCCGCGTCGACCCCGTGGACTGGGTCGAGCGCATCCCCTTCTCCGAGACGCGCAACTACGTGCAGCGGGTGATGGAGAACGTGCAGGTCTACCGCGCCCGGCTCGGCGGCGGCTCCGGCCTACGGATCGAGGCCGACCTCCGGCGCGGCGGCGGCTGA
- the dapA gene encoding 4-hydroxy-tetrahydrodipicolinate synthase — protein sequence MTNLFKGSLPALVTPFKDGKVDEKAFRAHVNWVIDEGSHGIVPVGTTGESPTLTHDEHKRVVEWAVEEARGRVPVMAGAGSNNTVEAIEFSKHAEKVGAQGLLHVTPYYNKPSQEGLYRHFKAIAEATSLPIFIYNIPPRSVVEMSVETMARLAEIKNIVGVKDATMKLDRVSAQRQACGKDFIQLSGEDGTALAHMAHGGHGCISVTANVAPRLCADFQNACLAGDFAKALAIQDKLFPLHQALFVEPNPAPSKAALNLLGRMSDEVRLPMVPASAATRETVKAALVHAGLMN from the coding sequence ATGACCAACCTGTTCAAGGGATCGCTGCCCGCCCTCGTCACCCCGTTCAAGGACGGCAAGGTCGACGAGAAGGCTTTCCGCGCCCATGTGAACTGGGTGATCGACGAGGGCTCCCACGGCATCGTGCCGGTCGGCACCACCGGCGAGAGCCCGACCCTGACCCATGACGAGCACAAGCGCGTGGTCGAATGGGCGGTCGAGGAAGCCCGCGGCCGCGTTCCGGTGATGGCGGGCGCCGGCTCCAACAACACGGTCGAGGCGATCGAGTTCTCGAAGCATGCCGAGAAGGTTGGCGCCCAGGGCCTGCTGCATGTCACGCCCTACTACAATAAGCCGAGCCAGGAGGGCCTCTACCGCCACTTCAAGGCCATCGCCGAGGCGACCTCGCTGCCGATCTTCATCTACAACATCCCGCCGCGTTCGGTGGTGGAGATGTCGGTGGAGACCATGGCGCGCCTCGCCGAGATCAAGAACATCGTCGGCGTGAAGGACGCGACAATGAAGCTCGACCGCGTCTCGGCCCAGCGCCAGGCCTGCGGCAAGGACTTCATCCAGCTCTCCGGCGAGGACGGGACCGCGCTCGCCCACATGGCCCATGGCGGCCATGGCTGCATCTCGGTGACGGCCAATGTCGCCCCGCGCCTCTGCGCCGATTTCCAGAACGCCTGCCTCGCCGGCGACTTCGCCAAGGCGCTGGCGATCCAGGACAAGCTCTTCCCGCTGCACCAGGCGCTCTTCGTCGAGCCGAACCCGGCCCCGTCCAAGGCGGCGCTGAACCTGCTCGGACGGATGTCCGACGAGGTGCGTCTGCCGATGGTCCCGGCCTCCGCCGCCACCCGCGAGACGGTGAAGGCCGCGCTCGTCCATGCCGGCCTGATGAACTGA